TTGGTCGCCGTTTTCATTTGTGCCATTGCCGATGGATTTTTGTCGCCCTGACAGGTGCCAATGGCCGGGTGTGTGGTGCAAAAACAGTGATTTTGGCGCTGAAAACCGCAGAAAACCGGGGCTGTGATTTCGGGGCAATTTTAATGGCTCGACTCCGTTCATTCGCTTGGTTTTTTGCGCTAAAAATCCTTCGGTTTTGGGGCTGCCATGTTATAATGCGGCCAACCCAGCCAAAAGGGGTGGGGGTAAGTCGAAAAAATGAATAAAAATCAATTCATTATATAACTGCAGACAGACGGATAGGACGGGCATGAAGCTGACCATCGAACGCGCGGCTCTGTTAAAATCTCTCACACATGTTCAAAGTGTGGTCGAACGGCGCAACACCATTCCGATTCTGTCCAATATCCTGCTGCGGGCCGAAGAAAATACCCTGTCGCTCACCGCAACCGATATGGACCTGGAAGTCATCGAAACCACCACGGCGGAAGTTTCCGAAGCCGGTGCAACGACGACGCCTGCGCATACGCTCTATGAAATCGTGCGTAAACTGCCTGAAGGCTCCCAGGTGCAGATCGTGCTGGAACCTGGTGCAGGCCGCCTGACCCTGTCGGCTGGCCGTTCAAAATTTAACCTCGCGGTTCTGCCGGTTGATGATTTCCCGGTCATGTCGGGTGGTGACCTTCCGGTCAGCTTTGGTCTGGCAGCAGCAGAATTGCGCGGCCTGATCGACCGTGCCGAATTTGCCATTTCCACGGAAGAAACCCGTTATTACCTGAACGGTATTTACTTCCATGCGGCTGATGCCGAAGGCACCAAGATTTTGCGCGCGGTTGCCACCGATGGCCACCGTCTGGCCCGCATCGAAGCCCCGCTGCCCGATGGCGCGGAAAACATGCCGGGCGTGATTGTGCCGCGCAAAACCGTTGGTGAATTGCGCAAGCTGATCGATGAAACCGGCGAAGCCGTTGATATCGCCATGTCGGATACCAAAATCCGCTTTGGTTTTGGCAAGGCCGTTCTGACCTCCAAGCTGATCGACGGCACCTTCCCGGATTACGAACGAGTTATTCCGGCGGGCAATGACAAAAGCCTGGATCTGGAATGCAAGCCGTTTGCCGATGCGGTTGACCGTGTTTCGGCCATTTCGATTGAAAAGTCCCGTGCGGTCAAAGTTGTCATTTCCGGCAATACCCTGACCCTGTCGGCTTCCAGCCCGGAACATGGAACGGCATCTGAAGAACTCGAAATCAATTACGATTCGGATGATATCGAAATCGGTTTCAACTCCCGCTACCTTCTCGACATTGCCAAGCAGGTCAAGGGCGATACCCTTAATCTTCTGATGTCTGATGGCCAGTCGCCGACCATTCTGCGCGATACCGATGATCTGTCGGCATTGTATGTCCTGATGCCAATGCGCGTCTGACCCGCGATTTCCTTGTTGTGGCTTTCCTTGCCCATAATCATGACATGCAAGACGGTGCGATGATGAGCAACCGTCTTGCAGTTTCCCGTCTCGACCTTGGCGATTTTCGCTGTTACGACCGGCTGCGCCTTGATATCGAAGCCGGACCGGTGGTTTTGACCGGGCCAAACGGGGCCGGGAAAACCAACCTTCTGGAGGCGGTATCGTTGTTGGCGCCGGGAACCGGGTTGCGGCGGGCGAAACTGGGGGAAATCAGCCGTAATGTACCGGCCACCGATGATGGCACCCTGCGGGCTTGGGCGGTTAGTGCGCAGCTTGATACCCCCGATGGGCAATATCAGGTTGGATCGGGGCTGGACCCGCTGGCGTTGCGCCAGGGACGTGAACGCCGTGCCGTCAAGATTGATGGCGAAGCCCAGCGCGGGCAGGCGGCCCTTGGCCGGGTTTGTGCAGCGGTTTGGTTGACACCGCAAATGGACCGCCTGTTTTTGGATGGGCCATCGGCGCGCCGGCGTTTTCTGGATCGGCTGGTGTACGGGCTAGACCCGGAACATAGCAGCCGTGTCGCTGCCTTCGAGCATGGCCTGCGCAGCCGCGCCAAGCTTTTGAAGGCGGGCAAGGCCGATGATAAATGGTTAAACGCCATCGAGGATTCGATGGTACGCCACGGCATTGCCGTTGTGGTCGCCCGGGCCGATTTGCTCGAACGTCTGGTACGGGCCGGGACAATGGCAGTCGGGGCATTTCCGGCGGCGCGTCTGGCGCTGGCGGGGGACCTTGAAAACTGGCTGGAAAAATTTCCGGCCATCGAGGTCGAAGACCGCATGCGGGCCGCCCTTCGCGACGGGCGGGAACGCGATGCGCTGTATGGAGGTGCCGCCGTTGGACCGCAAAGAAGCGATCTGATGGTATGGCACGAAGCGAAAAATCAGCCCGCGGCGCAATGCTCGACGGGTGAACAAAAGGCGCTGCTGTTATCCATCG
The window above is part of the Thalassospira marina genome. Proteins encoded here:
- the dnaN gene encoding DNA polymerase III subunit beta; its protein translation is MKLTIERAALLKSLTHVQSVVERRNTIPILSNILLRAEENTLSLTATDMDLEVIETTTAEVSEAGATTTPAHTLYEIVRKLPEGSQVQIVLEPGAGRLTLSAGRSKFNLAVLPVDDFPVMSGGDLPVSFGLAAAELRGLIDRAEFAISTEETRYYLNGIYFHAADAEGTKILRAVATDGHRLARIEAPLPDGAENMPGVIVPRKTVGELRKLIDETGEAVDIAMSDTKIRFGFGKAVLTSKLIDGTFPDYERVIPAGNDKSLDLECKPFADAVDRVSAISIEKSRAVKVVISGNTLTLSASSPEHGTASEELEINYDSDDIEIGFNSRYLLDIAKQVKGDTLNLLMSDGQSPTILRDTDDLSALYVLMPMRV
- the recF gene encoding DNA replication/repair protein RecF (All proteins in this family for which functions are known are DNA-binding proteins that assist the filamentation of RecA onto DNA for the initiation of recombination or recombinational repair.), translating into MSNRLAVSRLDLGDFRCYDRLRLDIEAGPVVLTGPNGAGKTNLLEAVSLLAPGTGLRRAKLGEISRNVPATDDGTLRAWAVSAQLDTPDGQYQVGSGLDPLALRQGRERRAVKIDGEAQRGQAALGRVCAAVWLTPQMDRLFLDGPSARRRFLDRLVYGLDPEHSSRVAAFEHGLRSRAKLLKAGKADDKWLNAIEDSMVRHGIAVVVARADLLERLVRAGTMAVGAFPAARLALAGDLENWLEKFPAIEVEDRMRAALRDGRERDALYGGAAVGPQRSDLMVWHEAKNQPAAQCSTGEQKALLLSIVMANTRLQSRARGAGPLLLLDEVVAHLDAERRADLFDEIVALGVQAWMTGTDRALFNGLIGRAQFFRVEEARVSPDEI